The segment GTATATTTAAGACCTTCAAGGGTGTAAAGCACATGGGATTTTATtacagaaaatgtttatttttatatgtacatacgaAAATTGCATTATCAACCTATCTTcttaaataaattgtattatcgACATATCCTcttaaataccttttttttttacactttttggaTATGATTACCACACCAAGCCCTAAATTCAGGAAGGAGCTCCATAAGGgcttcttcatttgttcctcaTCTGGATTCAAGGCTTGTATTAataaacgtatccaaaaaagtgTAAGGACATCAAGAGGTCAAGAGGTCGTtgtggtaattatgaatatatcCGTACAATTATGCAATGTATGGTGTTTATAATTTCTTCTGTTTCAGTATAACTTACTTTGTCGTTGATTATTTTCAGTTAGTCTTAGTGCTTCACTTTCTTTTAATATtagtgacaaaaacaaaagtttcGAATGATAAAGAATGCGATAAAAACCCATTTAATTCTTTAGAATTCATACTGATATTTACCCTTTAAGTCTCATGACTTTACTGAATTTTCTCAGAATATTTTCGACAAGAGTTCAAAACTGATAACATaactgaatatattttcaaaatgatacGTCCTCATCACAAGAGTAAGATAGAATGATAGTCatatagattgagagagagagagagagagagagagagagagagagagagagagagagagagagagagagagtgtttcaacTTTGATTGGATCTGTATAGGCAGGCACTTGGTGAAGATTTGCTTCAGTGATTTCAACGCGCCACAAGTATTAATCTTAGATATTTCATGTAATAAATAGTCGCTGTGATAATCTTTCGATGCAGTATAAGTAAGCTGTAGCTGGTTTTAGCAAAGGAAAAGAGGGAAACAAAAAGATACTCATAAATTCAATGTTTCAATAAATAGTAATGTACAAAAgtttttacataaatacatagctAATCACTAAGGAAAGTACAAAAGTCTTATCATGCATAAGGAGAAATTCATGACAATTTTCATGAATGGAAGAAATTTAAAGAAGAGTATAATAGAAAATATCAAATCAATGTCATTTCGATGAAGGGTAGGTTAAATTCAGCTGACGTCCATTTACTGGGGGACACCATAGGATGTGCTGGGGGCAGAGAAGAATTCGCGAGATTCCCTGGAATCGAAGCTTGTGAAAGAAGGTCTTGGCCTCTGGGCTCTTGGGCGCTGGGCTCTGGGGGCTGAGTAAGAGGGTCTTGGGGCTGAGAACTCCCTGGACtcgaatgaggaggaggagtcagGGTACCTGGCTTCTCCTTCGTAGGTGACCTCAGCGACGTAGCCTGAGCCTCCGTTGACGAAGTACCTGACGGTCTGAAGACGACCGTCGGGAAGCTGGACGGTGTAGGATCCCTGGGTCTCGTCATCGTCACGGGCCTCCTGGTGCTCGAAGCTGGCGCTGGTGGAGTCGTCGTGGACGCCGAACTGGAAGTTGTACTTGGGGGATTCGAAGGACTCGTCTGAGTGGCGCTCAAAGGAGCGTTCAAAGGAGCGGTCGAAAGAGCGGGAGAAAGAAGGACGCTCGAAGGAGGACCTTTCAAAGGAGTTCTCGAAGGAGTCGAAGGAAGGACGTTGTACCTGGAAGAATAATTGCGGAAATTCACTCAGTGACACTTTCAGGGCCTAAAAATACATTTACAAGAAAACTGTTAAGCTGACAATAAAATTCCAGTAAACCTCGTGATATCTTGAAAATGACAACGAAGGCCTTACCTGAGATACTCCGAAGGCTGTGGATGGCCTTGATGGCCTGGGGGCAGAAGCTACCTGAGGAAGTCCATAGGAAGTCGATGGTCGTGCTGGGCGCTTATCAGCAGCAACGATGGCTGCCAAGCAGAAAGCGAAGAGAATCTGCAACGCAGAGTTATTCATTTTAGAAATTCTCAATTTCTGAGTCAATATTACATAAGTAGAAGGTATCAGCCATTATAACAATATTCGGAAAGTATTTCTTGTTGATTGCTTTATGTTACTCAATATTTTACAGCTTTGTTGACATTAACTTGAAAGTCTTCATCTGTTATGAGATAAAAGTTAAAGtttttaaagtatttcaatatcaaGTGTTAACCTTCTTTGATGAATAAGTTTTTGCATTctctattctaaaaataaaatacataaggtaaattatgaaatataatatgttcataaactgaagtaaaaataaatgggaaTGTAAGAACGAATATTAATTTCGTAATATGGTATGAAAATAAACACATTTCCCTGAATCTTAAATTCATGCAAACGGTGTACAAGTTTCCAAATGGAAATTCTATTATACTCTTTAAGAAGATCGCTTCGGTGTCTTTTTAGCCAGTGAAAAATCTTTTTAAAGTTCAATCGCAAATTTTTCTAATGTTGATGAAATATTTCAGACACTAATTTTCGACACTTAAGTCTGGTACCTTGGCGTTCATGTCGAAGTCAGGAGCGAACTGATGCTTCATGAAGATGGATTTCCAGTTTATATACTAAGCCGCTCTTGGTGACGTCACTCTCAAGTTTTCCTCTAGatactctctgtctgtctgtctgtctgtctgtctgtctgtctgtctgtctctctctctctctcctctccgtctcAACCAGCCACATCCCACTCATCCGCTccgataagctctctctctctctctctctctctctctctgtgtcgagGGTGGGGCGAGCCTTGGTCTGCAATCCTACAGAAAAACGTTATCATATACGGCGAAGTATTATACCACGGGTACTAGTGACCGAC is part of the Macrobrachium nipponense isolate FS-2020 chromosome 15, ASM1510439v2, whole genome shotgun sequence genome and harbors:
- the LOC135226810 gene encoding pro-resilin-like; the encoded protein is MKHQFAPDFDMNAKILFAFCLAAIVAADKRPARPSTSYGLPQVASAPRPSRPSTAFGVSQVQRPSFDSFENSFERSSFERPSFSRSFDRSFERSFERHSDESFESPKYNFQFGVHDDSTSASFEHQEARDDDETQGSYTVQLPDGRLQTVRYFVNGGSGYVAEVTYEGEARYPDSSSSFESREFSAPRPSYSAPRAQRPRAQRPRPSFTSFDSRESREFFSAPSTSYGVPQ